One Terriglobia bacterium genomic window carries:
- the pnp gene encoding polyribonucleotide nucleotidyltransferase yields the protein MEQVSIPLGGSTLSIEVGKLAKQADGSAFVRYGDTVVLATACSTKPREGIDFFPLTVDYREYTYAAGKIPGGFFKREGRPTEKEILSSRLIDRPVRPMFPDGFKDETQVIAMVLSADTENNPDVIGLVAGAAALFLSDIPFPTPVAAVRVGLVEGHLVTYPTYAEVKSSLLNMVVAGSEDAIVMVEAGATEVSEETINDAIQYAHGEIKKIVAAEKELFQKLGIKKRDFAAPEFDKAIEAEVRQKVEANLREAMDTSKYPKLESQDKISELKKSLEASYPETDEEKRRKVGEAFERLEERVFREDTLLKRQRPDRRAFDQVRPITCEVGLLPRTHGSALFTRGETQALVTATLGTAEDQQRLDVLEGESFKRFMLHYNFPPFSVGEVGFLRGPGRREVGHGALAERSLISVLPDEATFPYTVRVVSDILESNGSSSMASVCGGCLALMDAGVPIKSPVAGIAMGLVKEGDKYAILTDIAGAEDHYGDMDFKVAGTRDGITALQMDIKVTGITPEIMAEALAQARAARLHILEKMLAAIPEPRAQISAYAPHIHTIHINPARIGELIGPGGKVIRGIVEQTGAKIDVENDGRVNVAAVDETSANKALKIIKDMMTEAELGKTYLGKVVRLADFGAFVEIFPGTDGLLHISEVAEHRIRDIRDELKEGDQLLVKVISIDGNKIRLSRKAVLREQRQKAGKEN from the coding sequence ATGGAGCAAGTCAGTATTCCACTGGGAGGAAGCACCCTATCAATTGAGGTCGGCAAACTGGCCAAGCAGGCGGACGGCTCGGCCTTTGTGCGTTACGGCGACACAGTCGTGCTGGCGACGGCATGTTCAACCAAACCGCGTGAAGGAATCGATTTCTTCCCGCTCACCGTGGACTATCGCGAGTATACCTATGCGGCCGGGAAGATTCCCGGCGGCTTTTTCAAGCGTGAAGGACGCCCAACGGAGAAGGAAATTCTGAGCAGCCGGCTGATTGACCGCCCGGTGCGGCCCATGTTTCCCGACGGGTTCAAAGACGAGACCCAGGTGATCGCCATGGTGCTTTCGGCGGACACTGAAAACAATCCGGACGTCATCGGCCTGGTGGCAGGCGCGGCTGCGCTTTTCCTTTCAGACATTCCGTTCCCAACGCCGGTGGCGGCGGTGCGCGTGGGCCTGGTGGAAGGACACCTGGTTACCTATCCGACTTATGCAGAAGTGAAGTCAAGCCTTTTGAACATGGTGGTGGCGGGCAGCGAAGACGCCATCGTGATGGTGGAAGCCGGAGCGACGGAAGTTTCCGAGGAAACCATCAACGACGCCATCCAGTATGCGCACGGTGAAATCAAAAAGATCGTGGCGGCCGAAAAGGAGCTGTTCCAGAAGCTGGGAATTAAGAAGCGGGACTTTGCCGCCCCTGAATTCGACAAAGCCATCGAGGCTGAAGTCCGCCAGAAGGTGGAGGCGAACCTCCGCGAGGCCATGGACACCTCGAAATATCCCAAGCTGGAAAGCCAGGACAAAATTTCCGAGTTGAAGAAATCGCTCGAGGCGAGTTATCCGGAAACCGACGAGGAAAAGCGCCGGAAGGTGGGCGAAGCCTTCGAGCGCCTCGAAGAGCGCGTCTTCCGCGAGGACACTCTGCTGAAACGCCAGCGGCCTGACCGGCGGGCTTTTGACCAGGTCCGGCCGATCACCTGCGAAGTGGGACTGCTGCCGCGCACGCACGGCTCCGCGCTGTTTACGCGCGGCGAGACGCAGGCGCTGGTGACGGCGACGCTCGGCACCGCTGAAGACCAGCAGCGCCTGGACGTGCTGGAAGGCGAGTCGTTCAAACGCTTCATGCTGCACTACAATTTCCCGCCCTTCAGCGTCGGCGAAGTGGGATTTCTGCGCGGGCCCGGACGTCGCGAAGTGGGGCACGGCGCGCTCGCCGAACGCTCCCTGATTTCCGTGCTTCCGGACGAAGCGACATTCCCCTACACGGTGCGCGTGGTTTCTGACATTCTCGAGTCCAACGGATCGTCATCCATGGCCAGCGTCTGCGGAGGTTGTCTGGCCCTCATGGACGCCGGAGTTCCCATCAAATCGCCCGTTGCCGGCATCGCCATGGGACTGGTGAAAGAAGGCGACAAGTACGCCATCCTCACCGACATCGCCGGCGCCGAGGACCACTACGGCGACATGGACTTCAAAGTGGCAGGGACCAGGGACGGCATCACGGCGCTGCAGATGGACATCAAGGTGACCGGCATCACGCCCGAGATCATGGCGGAAGCCCTGGCGCAGGCCAGGGCCGCCCGGCTGCACATCCTGGAGAAGATGCTGGCCGCGATTCCTGAGCCCCGCGCCCAGATTTCGGCCTACGCGCCGCACATTCACACCATCCACATCAACCCTGCCAGGATCGGCGAACTGATCGGTCCCGGTGGCAAGGTGATCCGCGGAATCGTGGAGCAAACGGGCGCCAAAATCGACGTCGAGAACGACGGGCGCGTGAACGTGGCGGCCGTGGACGAGACTTCGGCGAACAAGGCCCTCAAAATCATCAAGGACATGATGACCGAGGCCGAGCTCGGCAAGACTTATCTGGGCAAGGTGGTCCGCCTGGCGGACTTCGGCGCCTTCGTAGAAATTTTCCCCGGCACCGACGGCCTGCTGCACATCAGCGAAGTTGCCGAACATCGCATCCGTGATATTCGCGACGAGCTGAAGGAAGGCGACCAGTTGCTGGTGAAAGTGATTTCGATTGACGGCAACAAAATCCGTCTGTCACGCAAGGCTGTTCTGCGCGAGCAGCGGCAGAAGGCGGGCAAGGAAAACTAG
- the rpsO gene encoding 30S ribosomal protein S15 has protein sequence MALSPDSKSKIISSFKVHASDSGSPEVQVALLTERISYLTEHFRVHRKDHASRRGLLTMVSKRKRLLEYLRRHSADRYKQVIDRLGIRK, from the coding sequence ATGGCGTTAAGTCCGGATTCAAAGTCAAAAATTATCTCAAGCTTTAAGGTTCATGCTTCGGATTCGGGTTCGCCTGAGGTGCAGGTCGCTCTCTTGACCGAGCGCATCTCTTACCTGACAGAGCACTTTCGTGTGCACCGTAAAGATCACGCTTCAAGACGCGGCCTGCTGACCATGGTCAGCAAGCGCAAACGGCTGCTTGAATATCTGAGGCGGCACAGTGCCGACCGTTACAAACAGGTGATCGATCGGTTGGGAATCCGCAAATAG
- a CDS encoding SDR family oxidoreductase gives MKNRVAVVTGASRGIGLAIARGLARAGAEVVLVSRNRKALESARKTLRAGASVVVADVGKPADVTRLFAQVKKRHGRLDILVNCAGIFTYKPFTETTLEDWRRNIETNLSSIFLTSKAALPLWEGSRHAHLVNILSTSSRNAFENCSAYTAAKFGGLGLTRVLRKELQPKGIRVTAILPGLTDTEMLKEFGFEISRDNVMQPEDVAAAVISALQQPARTAVHEVVLMPAAGAV, from the coding sequence TTGAAAAATAGAGTTGCTGTTGTGACCGGCGCCAGCCGCGGCATCGGCCTGGCGATTGCGCGGGGGCTGGCGCGGGCGGGCGCCGAAGTGGTGCTGGTGTCGCGCAACCGGAAGGCGCTGGAGTCGGCCAGGAAGACTCTGCGGGCGGGCGCGAGTGTTGTTGTAGCAGACGTCGGCAAGCCTGCCGATGTCACTCGCCTGTTCGCGCAGGTGAAAAAGCGCCATGGCCGGCTGGACATCCTGGTGAACTGCGCGGGCATTTTCACTTACAAGCCGTTTACCGAAACCACGCTTGAAGACTGGCGGCGCAACATCGAAACAAACCTCAGCTCAATTTTTCTGACGTCGAAGGCGGCGCTTCCGCTTTGGGAGGGCAGCCGTCACGCGCACCTGGTGAATATTCTCTCCACTTCCAGCCGGAACGCCTTTGAGAACTGCTCAGCGTACACGGCGGCAAAGTTCGGAGGGCTGGGGCTGACGCGGGTGCTGAGGAAAGAGTTGCAGCCGAAGGGCATCCGGGTGACGGCCATTCTGCCGGGATTGACCGACACCGAGATGCTGAAGGAATTTGGATTTGAGATTTCGCGCGACAACGTTATGCAGCCGGAAGACGTCGCCGCAGCGGTGATTTCCGCTCTTCAGCAACCAGCGCGGACGGCCGTCCACGAGGTGGTGCTGATGCCGGCGGCGGGCGCGGTTTAG
- the folE gene encoding GTP cyclohydrolase I FolE, with product MNIKETPTVVEAGQAVNLDPLEEAVRTTLRELGEDPGREGVLKTPQRVAKSLRFLTRGYRQDVKKVLNSAIFSVAYDQMVIVKDIEIFSMCEHHMLPFFGRCHVAYVPTEKVIGLSKLPRLVDVFARRLQIQERLTTQIAETIMEAIKPQGVGVIIEARHLCMIMRGVEKQNSVAVTSSMLGVFRDCDQTRAEFLRLVRERS from the coding sequence ATGAATATCAAGGAGACACCAACCGTTGTAGAAGCGGGACAGGCGGTGAACCTCGATCCGCTGGAGGAAGCGGTGCGCACCACGCTGCGCGAACTGGGAGAAGATCCCGGTCGCGAAGGAGTGTTGAAAACGCCTCAGCGCGTGGCCAAATCGCTGCGGTTCCTCACCAGGGGTTACCGTCAGGACGTGAAGAAGGTGCTGAACAGCGCCATCTTTTCCGTCGCCTATGACCAGATGGTGATTGTGAAGGACATCGAGATTTTCAGCATGTGCGAGCACCACATGCTGCCGTTTTTCGGGCGCTGCCACGTGGCCTACGTCCCCACGGAGAAAGTGATCGGGCTGAGCAAGCTTCCGCGGCTCGTGGATGTTTTTGCGCGACGATTGCAGATCCAGGAACGGCTGACCACGCAGATTGCCGAGACCATCATGGAGGCGATCAAGCCGCAGGGAGTGGGCGTCATTATTGAAGCCCGACACCTGTGCATGATTATGCGCGGCGTGGAAAAACAGAATTCCGTGGCGGTGACGTCGTCGATGCTGGGCGTCTTCCGCGATTGTGATCAGACGCGCGCGGAATTCCTGCGGTTGGTGAGGGAGAGGAGTTAA
- a CDS encoding 6-carboxytetrahydropterin synthase, which produces MVSLTKRYRFSASHRLHNEGLSAEENSRVFGKCNSPYGHGHNYIVEVTVRGPVDAATGMVMDLGVLDQAVEQEVLEPFGHTYLNLDVPNFQGKVPTTENLCVEIYNLLRRKLEGTKGSADLEKVRLEETNSNSFEYSGRDSTAAATRVKE; this is translated from the coding sequence ATGGTTTCACTCACCAAACGATACCGCTTTTCAGCGTCGCACCGCCTGCACAACGAGGGGCTGAGCGCGGAAGAGAACAGTCGCGTGTTCGGCAAGTGCAACAGCCCCTATGGGCACGGGCATAACTACATTGTGGAAGTGACGGTGCGCGGACCGGTGGATGCGGCGACGGGAATGGTGATGGACCTGGGGGTGCTGGACCAGGCGGTCGAGCAGGAAGTGCTGGAACCGTTTGGCCACACCTATCTGAACCTGGACGTCCCCAATTTTCAAGGAAAGGTGCCGACCACGGAGAACCTCTGCGTGGAGATTTATAACCTGCTCCGCCGGAAACTCGAGGGCACGAAGGGAAGCGCAGATCTCGAGAAAGTGCGCCTGGAAGAGACGAACTCTAATTCCTTCGAGTACTCGGGCAGGGATTCCACCGCGGCGGCAACGAGAGTAAAGGAATGA
- a CDS encoding 6-carboxytetrahydropterin synthase has product MIYLTRRAEFSASHYYHNPDFSPEENRRIFGKCNNPHGHGHNYTVEVTVAGEVDETTGMVLDLKDLKAVLESEVMQRMDHKFLNKEVPVFATTIPTTENIAVEIWNLLAAKLPSGRLHRIRLYETDDLFVDYYGD; this is encoded by the coding sequence ATGATCTACCTGACGCGGCGCGCCGAATTTTCGGCTTCGCATTACTACCACAATCCGGATTTCAGCCCGGAAGAGAACCGGCGAATCTTCGGCAAGTGCAACAACCCGCACGGCCACGGGCATAACTACACGGTTGAGGTGACGGTGGCGGGCGAGGTGGACGAAACCACCGGCATGGTGCTCGATCTCAAGGACCTCAAGGCCGTGCTGGAATCGGAAGTCATGCAGCGGATGGACCACAAGTTTCTGAACAAGGAAGTGCCGGTGTTCGCCACCACGATCCCCACCACGGAAAACATCGCGGTGGAAATCTGGAACCTGCTGGCGGCGAAACTTCCGAGCGGCCGATTGCATCGAATTCGCTTGTACGAAACAGACGACTTGTTTGTGGATTATTACGGAGACTGA
- a CDS encoding glycosyltransferase, with translation MPGSDEGTVSVIIPARNEELNIGRVVRSIAPQRRLREMIVVDDESTDRTAEILAGLEHEVPLLRTLRIKALPNGWTGKSHAAAAGAEQATGDWLLFTDADTEHLPGSLEAMLDRAAAENAALLSLSPGQQTPTWWEKAIIPFVFVQLARIFPFERISDPASPEAAANGQYLLVRRSVYNEVGGFEAVRGEILDDVALARRVKQGGGRLVFLPGAEWVRTRMYSNFRDMWQGWSKNLYLLYGRKLAPLLAALCAALLLDFLLPLGFLVLAALIALGQDGGWMVMALVVCFTGSILREWNYERSLIQLGFDSRLGAYQMPGAGLFALLLLNSVWAHRVAGSVRWKGRKYRA, from the coding sequence ATGCCTGGATCCGATGAAGGCACCGTGTCCGTCATCATTCCCGCCCGCAACGAAGAGCTGAACATTGGGCGCGTGGTGCGGTCGATTGCACCGCAGCGGCGCCTGCGGGAAATGATTGTGGTGGACGATGAATCCACCGACCGCACGGCGGAAATCCTGGCCGGGCTCGAGCATGAGGTTCCACTGCTGCGCACGCTGCGGATAAAGGCGCTGCCGAATGGATGGACCGGCAAAAGCCATGCCGCGGCGGCGGGAGCGGAACAGGCCACAGGCGACTGGCTGCTGTTCACCGACGCCGACACCGAGCACCTGCCGGGTAGCCTGGAGGCGATGCTCGATCGGGCCGCAGCGGAAAATGCCGCGCTGCTATCGCTCTCGCCGGGGCAGCAGACGCCGACCTGGTGGGAGAAGGCGATCATCCCTTTTGTGTTCGTCCAACTGGCGCGGATTTTTCCATTTGAAAGAATTTCAGACCCGGCATCGCCTGAGGCCGCCGCGAACGGGCAATACCTGCTGGTGCGGAGAAGCGTTTACAATGAAGTAGGCGGATTCGAAGCTGTGCGGGGCGAAATCCTGGACGACGTTGCGCTGGCCCGCCGGGTGAAGCAGGGCGGAGGGCGGCTGGTTTTTCTGCCGGGCGCGGAATGGGTGCGTACGCGGATGTACTCGAATTTTCGCGACATGTGGCAGGGCTGGAGCAAGAACCTCTATCTGCTCTATGGACGGAAGCTCGCGCCGCTGCTGGCGGCTTTATGCGCGGCGCTCCTTCTGGATTTCCTGCTGCCGCTCGGGTTCCTTGTGCTGGCGGCCCTGATTGCGCTGGGGCAGGACGGCGGCTGGATGGTGATGGCGCTTGTCGTGTGCTTCACGGGCTCGATTCTGCGAGAATGGAATTATGAGCGCAGCCTGATACAGCTTGGTTTTGATTCGCGGCTCGGGGCTTACCAGATGCCGGGCGCCGGGCTGTTTGCGCTGCTGTTGCTGAATTCTGTGTGGGCGCACCGGGTGGCGGGCAGCGTCCGGTGGAAGGGCCGGAAGTATCGGGCGTGA
- a CDS encoding TlpA disulfide reductase family protein: protein MRRVTLAKWIVVAAAAVGVLWLALRPRQQNPVSLGDRAPGFTLPQTPSGRLSLSQFKGQVVVLNFWATWCPPCIMEAPSLEQFAAQMESQGVTVIGVSMDQDPQALSKFIQYYHLSYPVARDPSYRLAHRYGTYKLPETYIIGRDGRVAEKIISDINWTDPRMITFIKSLAGNTQASR, encoded by the coding sequence ATGCGTAGAGTCACCCTTGCCAAATGGATTGTGGTTGCCGCCGCGGCGGTTGGCGTTCTGTGGCTGGCGCTGCGTCCCCGGCAGCAGAACCCGGTCAGCCTGGGTGATCGCGCGCCCGGATTCACGCTGCCGCAGACGCCGTCGGGCAGATTATCGCTGTCGCAGTTCAAGGGACAAGTGGTCGTCCTGAACTTCTGGGCCACCTGGTGCCCGCCCTGCATCATGGAAGCGCCCAGCCTCGAACAGTTTGCCGCCCAAATGGAATCCCAGGGCGTCACTGTTATCGGCGTCAGCATGGATCAAGACCCGCAGGCCCTCTCGAAATTCATCCAGTACTATCATCTCAGCTATCCCGTGGCCCGCGATCCCAGCTACCGGCTCGCCCACCGCTACGGCACCTACAAGCTTCCTGAAACCTATATCATCGGGCGCGACGGCCGCGTGGCGGAAAAAATCATCAGCGATATCAATTGGACCGATCCCCGCATGATTACGTTCATCAAATCCCTCGCCGGCAACACCCAGGCATCGCGATAA
- a CDS encoding heavy metal translocating P-type ATPase, translated as MHPNSSTHEGSRAGAGAEYKDPVCAMDVEPSTAAGSYDYKGTTYYFCSEACLEKFHASPEDYLGAANAAPKPAEAVRGAAYTCPMDPEVHQSKPGACPKCGMALEPTTIAALRTKTQYVCPMHPEIVRDAPGSCPICGMALEPRTVTLEEEANPEYVDMKRRFWISVVLTAPLMALEMAHMISGHSMVSRGAANWVQFALATPVVLYCGWPFFERGWASIVNRSPNMFTLIAMGTGTAFVYSAIATVAPGIFPVSFRGPAGTVGVYFEAAAGITALVLLGQVLELRARSRTSSAIKALLGLAPKTARRLAEDGTEADIPLDRVIHGDRLRVRPGEKVPVDGEVLDGASYVDESMITGEPTPVEKSAGGRVTGGTVNGKGSLVIRAERVGSEMLLAQIVKMVSEAQRSRAPIQRLADVVSSYFVPAVVLAAIVTFIVWSIVGPSPRMAYALVNAVAVLIIACPCALGLATPMSIMVGTGRGATAGVLIKNAENLEVLEKVDTVIVDKTGTLTEGRPRLVTVELMEGWNEHDLLRLAASLELASEHPLAEAIVAGAREKGVELAEARDFESVTGKGVIGKVDGRTVGVGNSSLVEEQGADASRLEQRAEALRRDGQTVMFVIVDGQPAGLLGVTDPIKQSTPEAIRLLHEEGIRIVMLTGDSRTTAEAVARKLGIDELEAEVLPQQKSKLVKRLQNEGRIVAMAGDGINDAPALAQAQVGIAMGSGADVAIESAGITLLGGDLRGIARARRLSRGTMKNIRQNLFFAFVYNVLGIPLAAGVLYPFFGLLLSPLVASAAMTFSSVSVISNALRLRRLAL; from the coding sequence TTGCACCCGAACAGCTCCACACATGAAGGCAGCCGCGCGGGAGCGGGCGCGGAGTACAAGGACCCCGTCTGCGCCATGGATGTGGAGCCTTCCACCGCGGCTGGAAGCTACGATTACAAAGGGACCACCTACTATTTCTGCAGCGAGGCGTGCCTCGAAAAATTCCACGCGTCGCCCGAAGATTACCTTGGCGCAGCCAACGCAGCGCCCAAACCCGCCGAAGCCGTCCGCGGCGCTGCCTACACCTGCCCGATGGACCCGGAAGTCCATCAATCGAAGCCCGGCGCCTGCCCCAAATGCGGCATGGCGCTCGAACCCACCACGATTGCGGCCCTGCGAACGAAAACGCAATACGTGTGCCCCATGCATCCGGAAATCGTCCGCGATGCGCCCGGTTCATGTCCCATATGCGGCATGGCGCTCGAGCCGCGCACGGTGACGCTGGAAGAGGAAGCCAATCCTGAATACGTGGACATGAAGCGCCGCTTTTGGATCAGCGTGGTATTGACCGCACCGCTGATGGCCCTTGAAATGGCGCACATGATTTCGGGCCATTCGATGGTTTCACGCGGAGCAGCGAATTGGGTCCAGTTCGCGCTTGCCACGCCGGTGGTGCTCTATTGCGGCTGGCCGTTTTTTGAGCGCGGCTGGGCTTCCATTGTGAATCGCAGCCCCAACATGTTCACGCTGATCGCCATGGGCACGGGCACGGCGTTTGTTTACAGCGCGATCGCAACCGTCGCGCCGGGAATTTTTCCTGTGTCTTTTCGCGGCCCGGCGGGGACGGTCGGCGTTTACTTCGAGGCGGCCGCCGGCATCACGGCGCTGGTGCTCCTGGGGCAGGTTTTGGAATTGCGCGCCCGCAGCCGGACTTCAAGCGCCATCAAGGCGCTGCTGGGACTCGCTCCGAAAACTGCGCGGCGCCTCGCCGAAGACGGCACGGAAGCGGACATCCCGCTCGACCGCGTGATTCACGGCGACCGCTTGCGCGTGCGTCCGGGAGAAAAAGTTCCGGTGGACGGGGAGGTGCTCGACGGCGCGAGTTACGTGGATGAGTCGATGATCACCGGCGAGCCCACGCCGGTTGAAAAATCGGCGGGCGGGCGCGTCACAGGCGGAACGGTAAACGGGAAGGGAAGCCTGGTGATTCGCGCCGAGCGCGTAGGCAGCGAGATGCTGCTCGCGCAAATCGTGAAAATGGTGAGCGAGGCGCAGCGCAGCCGCGCGCCCATCCAGCGCCTGGCAGACGTTGTGTCGTCATATTTTGTTCCAGCGGTGGTGCTGGCGGCCATCGTGACGTTTATCGTCTGGTCGATTGTGGGCCCATCGCCGCGCATGGCCTACGCGCTGGTTAATGCCGTCGCCGTTCTGATCATCGCCTGCCCCTGCGCGCTGGGGCTGGCCACGCCCATGTCCATCATGGTGGGCACGGGCCGCGGCGCCACGGCGGGCGTGCTGATCAAAAACGCGGAGAATCTTGAGGTTCTTGAGAAAGTTGATACTGTGATCGTCGACAAGACCGGCACGCTCACGGAAGGAAGGCCGCGCCTGGTTACCGTCGAGCTGATGGAAGGCTGGAACGAGCACGACCTGCTCCGCCTGGCCGCCAGCCTCGAGCTCGCAAGCGAGCATCCGCTGGCGGAGGCAATCGTCGCCGGCGCACGCGAAAAAGGCGTGGAACTTGCGGAAGCGCGCGATTTCGAATCCGTCACGGGCAAAGGCGTCATCGGTAAAGTGGACGGCCGCACGGTGGGCGTGGGCAACAGCAGCCTGGTGGAAGAGCAAGGCGCGGACGCGAGCCGGCTGGAGCAGCGTGCCGAAGCCCTGCGCAGGGACGGCCAGACGGTGATGTTTGTCATCGTGGACGGGCAGCCCGCAGGCCTCCTGGGCGTGACCGACCCCATCAAGCAATCGACGCCGGAAGCCATTCGCCTCTTGCACGAAGAAGGCATCCGCATCGTGATGCTCACCGGCGACAGCCGCACTACAGCGGAAGCCGTGGCCAGGAAACTCGGCATCGACGAGCTGGAAGCGGAAGTCCTGCCGCAGCAGAAAAGCAAATTGGTGAAGCGGCTGCAGAACGAAGGCCGCATCGTTGCCATGGCAGGTGATGGCATCAACGATGCTCCGGCGCTGGCGCAGGCGCAGGTGGGAATCGCCATGGGCAGCGGCGCCGACGTGGCCATCGAGAGCGCCGGCATCACGCTGCTCGGAGGCGACCTGCGCGGCATCGCCCGGGCCCGCCGCCTGAGCCGCGGCACTATGAAGAATATCCGCCAGAACCTTTTCTTCGCGTTCGTCTACAACGTGCTCGGCATCCCGCTTGCCGCCGGCGTGCTCTATCCGTTTTTCGGCCTGCTGCTCAGCCCGCTGGTCGCTAGCGCCGCCATGACCTTCAGCTCCGTCTCGGTGATTTCAAATGCCCTGCGGTTAAGGCGGCTGGCGCTTTGA
- a CDS encoding lactate racemase domain-containing protein, with the protein MANNGHVPLSSFKLLERTSPSLPGVSDLEGEIRQSLSGLAIPRDRLAGRRIAVTAGSRGIANLKEIIKASCDWLKSEGAQPFVIPAMGSHGGATAEGQRLILEEYGVTPDFVGAEVISDMATVEVGRTAEGFEANVDRNAWEADSILVVNRIKPHTDFSGTIESGLLKMIAVGLGKREGAAVTHRGSRRYGNERVIRSIAGVILDTGKILCGLAVVENEMHQIALVRAALPGGIAAVEEATLPIARNLVPRLPFAKCHLLVVDEMGKNISGTGLDTKVVGRGARPIPADSPEIGLIYVRDLTTESDGNSIGVGMADAIHERFYRKIDLSKTYMNARTSLNPFMARVPMYLATDREALDYMLATLGGPGEQEQRVVWIRNTLELNRVAVSSSFTEEAGALTGWRMLPEGFSARFDNAGNLVSPFARAAGKASVS; encoded by the coding sequence ATGGCGAACAATGGTCACGTTCCGTTGAGCAGTTTTAAACTTCTTGAGCGCACCTCGCCGAGTTTGCCCGGGGTCTCAGACCTCGAGGGCGAAATACGGCAGTCGCTCTCCGGGCTCGCCATTCCCCGGGACCGCCTGGCCGGACGACGTATTGCCGTTACGGCCGGAAGCCGCGGCATCGCCAATCTGAAGGAGATCATCAAGGCGTCATGCGACTGGCTGAAGTCCGAGGGCGCGCAGCCCTTTGTGATTCCCGCCATGGGAAGTCACGGCGGGGCCACCGCCGAAGGCCAGCGCCTGATCCTTGAGGAGTACGGCGTCACTCCTGATTTTGTCGGCGCCGAGGTCATATCTGACATGGCCACAGTGGAAGTAGGACGGACGGCAGAAGGCTTCGAGGCGAACGTGGACAGGAACGCGTGGGAGGCCGACAGCATCCTGGTGGTGAACCGCATCAAGCCCCACACCGATTTCAGCGGAACTATCGAGAGCGGCCTGCTGAAAATGATTGCCGTCGGCCTGGGCAAGCGCGAGGGCGCGGCGGTGACGCATCGCGGGAGCCGCAGATACGGCAACGAGCGGGTGATCCGGTCAATCGCCGGCGTTATACTCGACACGGGAAAAATTCTTTGCGGGCTGGCTGTCGTGGAAAATGAGATGCACCAGATAGCCCTCGTGCGCGCCGCGCTCCCGGGAGGAATCGCTGCCGTCGAGGAGGCGACGCTGCCTATCGCGCGCAACCTGGTTCCGCGCCTGCCGTTTGCGAAATGCCATCTACTGGTGGTGGACGAAATGGGCAAGAACATCAGCGGGACCGGCCTGGACACGAAGGTTGTGGGACGGGGCGCGCGGCCGATACCGGCTGATAGCCCTGAGATCGGGCTGATTTACGTGCGCGACCTGACCACTGAGAGCGACGGAAACTCGATCGGAGTCGGCATGGCGGATGCCATACACGAGCGATTCTACCGCAAAATAGATCTCAGCAAAACGTACATGAATGCCCGGACCTCGCTAAACCCATTCATGGCACGCGTGCCAATGTATCTGGCTACCGACCGCGAGGCCCTCGATTATATGCTGGCCACGCTCGGCGGACCTGGTGAGCAGGAGCAACGCGTCGTCTGGATTCGAAACACTCTTGAACTCAACCGTGTGGCCGTTTCCTCATCCTTTACGGAGGAGGCTGGCGCGCTTACCGGCTGGCGAATGCTGCCCGAAGGATTCTCAGCGCGTTTTGACAATGCCGGCAATCTCGTATCGCCTTTTGCGAGGGCAGCCGGAAAGGCCTCCGTGTCTTGA